In Alosa sapidissima isolate fAloSap1 chromosome 5, fAloSap1.pri, whole genome shotgun sequence, the genomic stretch CTTTGTGAGGTAGCCAGACCGGTAGACAAGCAAGCAGTCTAGCATGGCGGCAGTTCGCAGCTTACGAGTGGCAGTCAAGCCAGAAAGCGCCTCGGAATCAGATGCAGAATCGGACTTGGATCGAGATGCCCGGGACCCAGAACCCatggaggtagaggagggagaggggcaaCTGGAGACCATTCCTGTTCAGTGTTCTCTCAAGGAACTGTTGCCGGTGAGTTGATAAATGAGCTAgcctgctaacgttagctagttcAACCAACGTTAGCCAGGTCGCGCCATACATACATAGACTACTAGCACACATCTGACACAATTAAAGGACATTGGAGGGACAATAACAATCGACCGTCATATCTTGCTCGACAGTCTCACTAAACGGTTTTGGAGATACCATGATTTTTAGACTGTATATTGTTAAGTCGCCTAAAAATAGCTTGAACAGGTAACGTTAACAAGCTATACGTTGCTTGCTAACTAGCTGAAGTTAGCCCATGCTAACTTGTAGCTACAAGCTACAATTTAACCATTATAATCTGTATTGAAACCAAGCAGTGCTAGAGAGCGAAACTACATGTGTTTAGGTAGCGGAGGCTAACAttagttgttgttgctgctgtttgTGTTAACTTAATTACGATAACTGGAACAAATTCAGTGTTATGTATATAAGTTGCGGTTGGTTATAGAATCTACATCTTTGCCTGGAACAGTTAACTAAGCTTTACTTTTTTGGCAGCTAAACGTTTCTCCTAGCTACTAAGTGACTTAACTTCTACGAAAGCTTCAAAATGCGAACGTAACTTAAATGTGTTTCTTACCCAGCTAGCCACTTGCTAGTAAGGTAACTTGAGTAACTGTAAAACAACATAACGTTAGTTCACATTACTATGCATAATGTTGTGATGTGTGTACTTGCTAGTATGGTCTTTGCCATACTACGCTGATTAGTGTCTGGACCATACAGTGGCAATGATACATTAATATCTATACACCAgtgtgtttcccatacattgacttatttgtggcggcccaccacaatatcaacattgaccaccacacaatgattttcctggttgtactaaattgtgcttaaatctggttagaatcataacaacaccgcactaatttgttaaaaactgttgcgttcaagttaattctgcaaacataccaccacaaatagaattcaattctgtgggaaacactgtatacACCAAACAGTAACGTGGGTCAGAAGCAGGTCACTTATGGCTAAATTCTGGGAAACTGCTATAGTTGTACAGGCTTATGACTAACATATCCTGCTATATAATTGCCATTATATTTCTACAGGATACCAGTCGAAGGTATGAAAATAAGGCTGGCACTTTCATCACCGGGATAGATGTCACTTCGAAGGTGAGGAACTCACTTAACCCTGGATATGCTGTGGAATTTATGTGCTCGGTGATTAGTCTTGCTGCGAATCTGAGTCTGGATTAGAGACCGACCGATTTGGGTTTTTCTAaagtagggctgaaacgattcatcgagttactcgaataactcgattacaaaaattactcgaggcaaaacccctgcctcgaagcctcgttaaattcctatgacgcgcactatatgcgcagggatctgattgttccacacggaccgttgttcaggaagcgcaccactagcgcgtgaatcgtgatcATAGACAGTATAAGAAAGatcgtgatacattctgaatttagctggcgcgatggcggagtcaagatatccataaatggcagagaatgtctaaagttttcaagtaaagttttgggatcattacatactcaaaaaggaaaagaacaagcatctgaacctaAATATCcgctccatgctgtttcaccaagcgtcaataaagtaggctaggctatttatcaatctatctagcctatctatcatctatctacgtagcctatagtctacattgatgttggctgattttaatcacatactgtatttgtagcgatgtcgtgatggcttgtttagctttgatgtttttaagtaagtaaacttattcacgttcaattgcaagacagtatgcctaaaaaagaacccctcacacacatgcatgcaccctcatctttccTCACGCACCGCACATTAATGTATGTCTGCACATGCACTGTGTTTGTGGCTAATAGGAGGCAGTGgagaaaaaggagaagagagcaaGGCGCTTCCATTTCCGTGCAGATGATAATGTGTCTCAGAGAAATGTTGTCCTGGACAAGGAGCTGTTGAAGAAAGGTACTCGTTTTTCACTGTCTTAAATTGTGATGTGGGGAAGTTGGCTGTGCAGTCATCCTTCTCACATTTCAACCTGTTTTTCCCCCCACCCCATTTATGCTCAGCATGAGTCACATCAGCATAAGATGCCACTTGACCTTGTGTTGGCTACTAACACAGCATTAAGAATGCCAGTGTATTCGAGTCAGCTTCTAGGTAGTTCTGCTACTGATGTAATTCAAGTGTAAGCAGTGTCTCAAAATGtcttattctactttgtctctcctttcttctaTAGTCATTCCAAAGGTTCGTTTGGAGGGTTTGCATCTTTGTGGGGTGGACAATATGAGCACCAAAGACATATTTGGATTTTTTAAGGAGTATCCCCCTGCCCATATTGAATGGATTGATGATGCGTCCTGTGAGTGAATTTCCATGTTCTTGTACTTTTCTTGATGAGATTTTTAAAGTGAGGTGTAATGTACATAATGATCATAACATAACCACATGATGTACTGTAACAAGGACTGGCACGAAGTTTCAACAAATATGAAAGCCTGGCCAATAATAATGTCAGCTGTGTCATGCAGAATAGATGGAACCACTCACCACTTACCTCATCAGTTAAGCATCGAAATATCTGATATTGTTCCCCAGGCAACGTTGTGTGGCTCGATGATGTCACATCCTCCCGCGTCCTCCTCAACATGAGCCGCATGCCTGACCCAGAAGAGACGGCGAACAGGAGCCCGACAAAACAAAGCAACCGACAAGAGCGTAAAGGTGTGATTGAGGAGAAGGGTTTTTCGTACAACTGTATTACTGAGTACACAGTGCTTGTCGTGGTGCATATTTCGGAGGCTCGGGCAGGCATATGTGCAATTATTACTCTGCATAACAGACTACTCATTGTGGGAattttaggggcagccgtggcccactggttagcgcttcagacttgtaaccggagggttgccggttcgaaccctgaccagtaggccacggctgaagtgcccttgaacaaggcacctaacccctcactgctccccgagcgccgctgttggtgcaggcagctcactgcgccgggattagtgtgtgcttcacctcactgtgtgttcactgtgtgcagtgtttcactaattcacggattgggataaatgcagagaccaaatttccctcacgggatcaaaagagtatatatacttatacttatacttatactcattGTGGGAATTTTGGCTACTACATACAGTGCAAATGATTCAAATGATTTGCAAGGTCTCTGTGCAGTACACGCTCTCACAACAGCCAAatgtctctctccctgtatGTTCTGTCTCGTTAGCTCGCCGTGGGCGTGAgtcagatgatgatgatgaggatgatgacgaTGTGGAGGAAGGTGAAGTGGTTGACGAGCAGGAAACTGTGAAAGGAGACAAGAGCAGCGAAGCCAGCGAAGGAAAGGCCAGTGACAGTGAGGAGGAGactgagaaaaaaacagagcCAGTGAATTCTgaggtaaaaaaaacaacaaactgtgctatgtgtgtgttctcaagtTGATGTATGtacacatatatattttttgtaaatCTTACCATGTCTCTTACAAGATAACACAACTTTATTtactttattattatatttacaaaactaaattccataaattccaactttatttactttattattatatttacaaAACTAAATTCCATAAAATAATTGTTATATTAGTTTACCATCATCTCTGGTTAAGCAGAGGCGTTGCAACATTATGGTGTCACATGGCCAAATGCGATTTAGTCATGCAGCTGTTCTTTAGTTCCGAGACACTGGAGATATGTGTAATGGCAGTGGCACATTGACATAGCTTCTTATTTGCCACAAGCCGCATTGTATGTATATTTTCCTTATgtttctgacagaatatgtcTTTAGAAATTAAACAAATTGGCTGTATCCATGATGTGTCTGACAGTCAAAAACATTTTTCTTTGTCCATTGCCATTGAGGACATTGTGGAGGCTTTGAATGGGAAAGGTCAGACTGAAGCAGTATTGGATAAAGTTGGCTGTGTCGTCATAGTTTTCAAAAAGCTCCGTTTGTCCCCATGCCAGTCTACACTCTGACAGAAGGGTTGCATTTCACAGCTTCACTTGAACCTGTTTTCAAAAGTGTGTGCCTTTTTTGAAAGTGCCATGGTTGTGTGGACTAAATGGCGTAACGCTACACAGCCTCTCAGTATTTGGATGAATGGGTGTTTGGCCCTGAAATGGTTTCCATTTACAGTTGTCTGATATGTACCTTTTTGCCTTTGTATCCCAGACAGATGTGCTCTCTCAGGCAGAAATTGATTCAATTTTGCGCAATGACTTGCGTCCTACGACCAAAGGCTTTAAAGGAAATGAGCTGTTTTTAAGGTTTGCTACTCATGGTAAGACATTTCACATTTTACCACTAATACATAGATGTTTCTTCCCTACTTCCAAAAAACTTGATACTCTTACCTTGATAATAATGAAAGCACAATATTGTGTTTCACTGACTTGTTAGTGTTTAGATCTGCCTATGACCAAATTATCCTTCCTGCTTTTAGCATGCTTCTTAGTACTGTATGTATCTGAGGAGGGGaattggggggcggggggtggatTGGTCACTAATGCTTATGTATGTAATCATATGATGCTTTTGTATTGCGCAATGGATGGTGCTGTGTATGCAGGAACAGAGACATAAACATGCCCTGAGCCTACACTACTGTTCAGAAGGGTGTTTGGGGTCACCCAGACAATTTCATGTTTTCCATGAAAGCTCACACTTTTATTCATCAAATGAGTTACAAAATGAATAGAAAATATAGTCAAGACATTGACGGTTAGAAATAATGATTTTTACTTGAAATAATAATTTTTCCCTTCGAACTTTGCTTTCATCAAAGAATTCTCCATTTGCAGCAATTACAGCCTTGCAGACCTTTGGCATTCTAGCTGTGAATTAGTTGAAGTAATCTGAAGAAATTTCACCCCACGCTTCCTGAAGCACCTCCCAGGAGTTGGATTGGCTTGATGGGCACTTCTTATGTACCATACGGTTCAGCTGCTCCCACAACAGGTCAATAGGGTTGAGATCTGGTGACTGCGCTGGCCACTCCATtacagacagaataccagctgactGCTTCTTCCCTGAATAGTCCTTGCATAGTTTGGAGGTGTGCTTTGGGTCATGGTCCTGTTGTAGGAGGACATTGGCTCCAATCCAGCGCTGTCCACAGGGTATGGCATAGCGTTGCAAAATGGAGTGATGGCCTTCCTTATTCGAAATCCCTTTTACCTTGTACAACTCTCCCACTTTACCAGTACCAAAGCAGCCCCATTACCTCCACCATGCTTGACAGATGGCGTCAGGCACTCCTCCAGCATCTTTTCACTTGTTCTGCGTCTTCTTCTGTGTGATCCATACACCTCAAACTTAGATTCGTCTGTCCATAACACTTTTTTCCAATCTTCTTCTATCCAATGTCCAATGTGTTCTTTTGCCAATCAAATCTTTTCCTTTTATTAGCCAGTCTCAGATATGGCTTTTTCTTTGCCACTCTGCCTAGAAGGCCCGCATCCCGGAGTCGCCTCTTCACTGTGGACGCTGAGACTGGCGTTTTGCGGGTACCATTTAATGAAGCTGCCAGTTGAGGACCTGTGAGGCGTCTGTTTCTCAAACTAGAGACTCTAATGTACTTGTCCTCTTGCTTAGTTGTGCACCGGGGCCTCCCACTTCTCTTTCTATTGTGGTTAGAGCCTGTTTGTGCTGTTCTCTGAAGGGGGTAGTACAGACCATTGTAGGACATCTTCAGTTTCTTGGCAATTTCTCGCATGGAATAGCCTCCATTTCTCAGAACAAGAATAGACTGTTGAGTTTCAGAAGAAAGTTATTTTTTCGAGCCATTTTGAGTATAATCGAACCCTACAAATGCTGATGCTCCAGATACTCAACTAGCTCAAAGGAAGGCCAGTTTTAGAGCTTCTCTAATCAGCACAACAACTTTCAGCTCTGCTAACATAATTGCACAAGAGTTTTCTAATCATCAATTAGCCTTTTAACGCGAATAGCTAACACAATGTACCATTATACATAGGAGTGATGGTTGCTGGAAATGGGCCTCTGTACACCTATGTAGATACAGTGTTTACCACAGAATtcaattctatttgtggtggcatgtttgcagaattaacttgaatgcaacagtttttaacaaattagcgcagcgtggttatgatgctaaccagatttaagcacaatttagtgcaACCTGGAAAAATCATTGTGTCGTGGTCAATGTTGACATTGTgttgggccgccacaaataagtcaatgtatgggtaACACTAAGATATTCCATTAAAAAATCAGCCGTTTCCAGCTAGAATAGTCATTTATCACATTAACAATGTCTAGACTGTATTTATGATTAATTTAATGTTATCTTcactgggaaaaaaaagtgtttttctttcaaaaataaggacatttctaagtgaaaATTTTTGAACAGTAGTGTACATTACTGACCTGTATGCTATTTAGACTGCAGTGAACTAACCACACTGTCCATCAAGCGAGAAGctcatcttttttttaccatcaaTGCCATTTTTCTGTCTGTATGTTATCAGAGGACAAGAAAGAGCTTGGAGCTGCCAGGCGGAGCAGGTATTACATGAAGTATGGCAACCCCAACTATGGTGGCATGAGAGGCATTCTGAGTAATTCTTGGTAAGGCTTTCCTATAATTTTTTGAACAAAATGTATACTGTGCTAATTACAGGCCTGGGGACTTACCAAtggttttccacaaaaaaaagaaggtgttaatataaaaaaactaatGTCAAAAGACGTAATTGGTGAATTCAGTACTGATGCTtagtagtgttgcacggtgtatcgatactaaaaaggtatcacgatgccttcacgcaaaaaacgatacgatttccgacgttcaGAACGataataacgttctgtgtctgtgtgaactgctgctctcactgctccttgcacgcatctaggcaagtgggcgtgtcaagcaggcagctctgagtgagtgagtgcgcagcaacgtcaacatagttctttTGGAACTATTttggatacatcgcgaatagtgaaggcaagccatcaggtacacagaggccagtttgtaaaacatgtttcaaagtcatttaaaagcagtatgctacgcatggaacttggctaaacacctcgcagacatatcccaacatttttaaagagttcaaagaacgacaggttaacgattatgctatagaaaacacaactacatggttagtgccaagttcttctcttctgttttgtgaaagtgaaacgagtatggttctttgggataaagcgaaccttccttaatcaatgaattttgacgagacataacgagctgtaatattttgacgagacataacgagctgtaatcatagggtgctaacgtgatgaaagcgcaatgttcacgaataacattaccaacactaccaaacaatctatttcatgttcggtcagtactactggtcatttttgtcatggcatgtagactgcaatttgttcaataattattgcccagatgtaggataggccgataggctacccgaaatgcgctaattaaagcccacagcatattaccatcataatagcggcttattgttacgtggtagcaaatcatgttatcaaagaaatagacgtaatgtaatgcacacagatatattgcaacaggtaatggtgtaggccagGTGGGCGagaagaagactatcctcacatttttccctttgcaactgtcaataaaatcccatgaacacaggaaggcctagggtagcctatactgtaattcagatggcctaaagattaggcatagcattcagtgatttgcatgcagtaatatcaacactgaccttgatctagcctagtttggctatttaaagctactttattgccaaaacacaacaaattaactataacaaacaataaaggccttaatcacacaaagtaggcttactattttactgactataaaaaataataattatgtaggaagtttagaagttttagaacccagaattgacctgcacactacaaaagagcaccgaattcaacacaaatgactcaatacacttggaggaggtatgagtcctttcttttccagatatcttaggatttcgctgtagtatcgtttcagtatcgagcatcgtgatatttatggcaggtatcgtatcaaagtcataattttggtatcgtgacaacactaatgCTTAGCATGCAAGTTTCAGCAACACATTTTGCAATGGTTACAACACTAGATTCGCTTCACTCCCATCATTGGCAATTCTCAGAACTCCTTCCTTACTCTAGCATGCATGAATAGACATAGAACTGTATCAAATGGATTGAGGTCTACGCTGATCAcatatcattttaaaacatgAATATTTTGTAAGCCATTCCCGATACCCGTTTTAAATATCCTAATTCAAAAGGCTTTTTTTGCTTGTGCTCAAGTTCCCTTTGCACTGTTTGTTTACCAACAGGAAGCGCAGATACCACAACAAGAGAATACAGAGAGATGTTCTGAAGACCAAAAAGCCCCTTATAGGGGACAGCTTGGGACAtacaccaccctacacacacagacactctggtAAGAAGAATCCAAAATTCCGCTATATTCACTTGACTGTCAATAACACTTTTCATAGCCTAAGGTAGATTTGAAGTGTTTTTTGTAAACAGTTGAGTATGTATTGTAAAGATGTATTTATTGTTTCATGAATTTAACTGATAAATGGGTTCTACTGTGCCACTTGGCTATTGTCATTAACTACACCAACTGTCCCCTCAAAGTATGCGTGAGGGTTTCCTGGGTCTGGTCACCAAATCTGCTTTCCCTTCTTTGCAGCTGACCTGGTGAATTTACCAGAGGAACCcatagaagaggaagaggaggaggaagaggaaggcgAGGTGGACATGGACGCAGATGATCGCCTAGTGGAGTACCGCGTGGAGCGAGACCGGAACCTGCGCATCACAGGGCTGGGGGGCTCACGCAGTCGCCCCAACGCCACCCCCTCGAACGCCTCGTCTGATTCGGACGAGATGGACTACGACCTGGAGCTGAAGATGATCTCCACGCCATCACCGAAGAAGAGCATGAAGATGACCATGTATGCAGATGAAGTGGAGGAAAACCTGAAGATCATACGGTGAGTTGGTTGCACTCCTGTCCCGGTCCCCTTGGAAGTTAATTTGGCCCAAAGCACACTGCACTTTTTGACATGTTATGGTCCATTTGAAATATTGCAGAATTTTGAATGATGCCATGACAACATGAAGAGTATAGGCTATTCTTCAAAACGTTGCCGATTTACAGTATAGATAGTTGGTTTGTTTCTTTTGTGACTAGTTGTGAATCTTCATGTATATGTTCTTTTTCCTTCTGCCTATTTTATAGACAATCTAGTTCAGGCAGTGACGTACGGAACAGGGTTTCGAGTGAAGTAGGTAACAGGACCAAATCTGCGGTGGAAAAGGTCACTGATGTCCGTCAGCTTctggaggagaagagacagCAGCAGAGACCTGCAGCCTCAAGTAGCAAGACGGGTATTCTTGTGATTTTACCAAATGTGTTTCATCAGAATCATATGTTTAATCATGTGTCTAACAATTCCTGCCCAATTTCCTACAGGGGATTGTGATCCCACTGGGATATTGCAAGGGTTTGTTGTGCTTGTTGCAGCCAAAAGTGACTGAATTCGCTGTAGGAATTCTCAAAAAATGATCTTTCATCAACAGACATGAGACAGAGGCTGGGAAAGAGACGACATTCCCCGGATCCGCGGCGTTCTGTCTCTCCACCTCCGAGAAACCTGTCTCCTCGCCGTGAACATCTGTCAGATGTACACAGCCGACTGGGGGTGGCCAAACGCGATGTCCGAAACCTGTACCCTGAGCCAACCAAAGACAAGAAAAGTGGTAGGtactcctctctcctgtctgccAAATACCTTTCTCTTTCATCTTTTCAGTCGATCTCCGGTCAGTGTACTAGTCAAGTCATACAGATATAACAttgtttttaaattaataagattgtttacaaaatgtgtgtttgtattagaCTCAAATGTTTAAGTTTTGACTAGTTTGAgtcaatacatttttctgtcTGTTCTGGTCTGCCACATGCAGGAGGCCTCTGGAGTCGACTGGGCCCATCTCACAACAGCACCCAGAGATCCACGGGTCAGTCGGGGAGAGCGACGTCCTCCAGCTCGCGAACCGCCCACCGGCAAGGCCGCCGGGAATCTGAcgacgaagaggaggaggaagaggatgactcTCATCTGCAGAAGATGTGGGGCGCCATGATCAAGGAGAAAGAGCAGCAGTCCAACCGAATGAAGAAGAGCCGGCTGGACAACCTGCCCTCGCTGCAGATCGAGATCAGCCGAGACAGCAGCAACGGCTCGGACAGTGACTCGTGACTGTGTTCGTGTGCGTGACATTTTACTCTCCATCTCAGAAGAGGCTGGGATTGTGCTCTGAAAAGGACAATGTAAATTATCAGAATGCCATTTTAACTGCCTGTGCAGGTCGTGTTGCATACCATGGGACCTAGAGCtcttattttttgtgtgtgataaAGAGTTAGTTGAGTCATAATTAGGGATCAAAGTGTGGTGAACAGTCTGACATTGGTTTAAATGTCATAATGCTGTTGACCTGTTACCTACTATGAGATGTgttttgaatatttttttttgtacgagcccttttttttccaactcTCTTATCATGCTCTTAAAGAGCGCATGACTCATCGAGGCATTTCAGCGGCACTGGTGCCAGACAGTGAAGAGTATAATATTGTgatattgtttgtttttatctgGCTGTGTAGTCAGCCCAATATTTGTTTGCTTAGATCAGAGTCTGATATTACATCGAACCCTTGGTATTGTTGCATATGGCTTCGATTTcaatgtaaaaagaaaaaacaaaacatacaaaaaTGATAGTAATAATTTATCCGAATGTCTCTACCGCTCTGTCACCACTTTGTGGCATCCTGAGCTTCCCCTTTTTGTATTCTTGCAGGCAGTTACTGATATTACAGTCTAGGGTGGAACTTGCACTGGTTGCCTGATTGATTAAAAGAGATGGCACGGTTTGTTGACCCCCACCTTAAATATCACAGTGTGTTTTCTTGAAtaatttttgtattattctgaAGTCCACTCCTGGCAAAACTTGTTTTGCTGCTGATAAAGAATTCAAAAAAGAATGTTGGTGTCTTAATTTTTATTTGAGACAAGTTGTGGATTATGCTCATTAACTAAGTTAACTAACCTACATTATATTCATATTCAGATCAATTTATGATAGGTTGGGTTGGGCTTATTTCAACGTCAAACCAATTATGTACGGTTGGAGGAGGTGAAACTGTTGGTTTTGAATAGATAAGCTAAAAATAACCGAGTGTACTGCAGTGCAGATACTTAGAATGTGGGGGCAAAATCTAAATTGTATAAATCGGCTTTACCGAAAACACTCCAAAGATGCAATTCCATAAAACGGGTGATAAGCAAAGACCATAGACTATACCATGCCAATGGattttatatgtgtatatatatattatattccaTAGCCTGCCCATAAACCTgtgcaatatactgtaca encodes the following:
- the ncbp3 gene encoding nuclear cap-binding protein subunit 3 — translated: MAAVRSLRVAVKPESASESDAESDLDRDARDPEPMEVEEGEGQLETIPVQCSLKELLPDTSRRYENKAGTFITGIDVTSKEAVEKKEKRARRFHFRADDNVSQRNVVLDKELLKKVIPKVRLEGLHLCGVDNMSTKDIFGFFKEYPPAHIEWIDDASCNVVWLDDVTSSRVLLNMSRMPDPEETANRSPTKQSNRQERKARRGRESDDDDEDDDDVEEGEVVDEQETVKGDKSSEASEGKASDSEEETEKKTEPVNSETDVLSQAEIDSILRNDLRPTTKGFKGNELFLRFATHEDKKELGAARRSRYYMKYGNPNYGGMRGILSNSWKRRYHNKRIQRDVLKTKKPLIGDSLGHTPPYTHRHSADLVNLPEEPIEEEEEEEEEGEVDMDADDRLVEYRVERDRNLRITGLGGSRSRPNATPSNASSDSDEMDYDLELKMISTPSPKKSMKMTMYADEVEENLKIIRQSSSGSDVRNRVSSEVGNRTKSAVEKVTDVRQLLEEKRQQQRPAASSSKTDMRQRLGKRRHSPDPRRSVSPPPRNLSPRREHLSDVHSRLGVAKRDVRNLYPEPTKDKKSGGLWSRLGPSHNSTQRSTGQSGRATSSSSRTAHRQGRRESDDEEEEEEDDSHLQKMWGAMIKEKEQQSNRMKKSRLDNLPSLQIEISRDSSNGSDSDS